In Stomoxys calcitrans chromosome 2, idStoCalc2.1, whole genome shotgun sequence, the following proteins share a genomic window:
- the LOC106091371 gene encoding uncharacterized protein LOC106091371 isoform X2: MYMCMYRLGLHARECVLKSICEANQFKFYNEMGDLWHEVAHILFSPFSSVDPIRDDIAREYFAAAYYGLAFKCNKVFTKCPKSLLNAFSVIF, encoded by the exons atgtatatgtgtatgtatag ATTGGGCTTGCATGCACGAGAATGCGTTTTAAAATCTATATGCGAAGCAAATCAATTTAAATTCTATAATGAAATGGGTGACTTGTGGCATGAAGTTGCtcatattttattttc gCCTTTTTCAAGCGTAGACCCTATAAGAGACGACATAGCCAGAGAATATTTCGCGGCAGCATATTATGGTTTGGCTTTTAAATGCAACAAGGTCTTTACAAAGTGTCCCAAATCGCTGTTAAACGCATTCTCTGTTATATTCTAG
- the LOC106091371 gene encoding uncharacterized protein LOC106091371 isoform X1, whose protein sequence is MRWNFYKTLELWSTKLGLHARECVLKSICEANQFKFYNEMGDLWHEVAHILFSPFSSVDPIRDDIAREYFAAAYYGLAFKCNKVFTKCPKSLLNAFSVIF, encoded by the exons ATGAGGTGGAATTTTTATAAGACATTAGAGTTATGGTCTACCAA ATTGGGCTTGCATGCACGAGAATGCGTTTTAAAATCTATATGCGAAGCAAATCAATTTAAATTCTATAATGAAATGGGTGACTTGTGGCATGAAGTTGCtcatattttattttc gCCTTTTTCAAGCGTAGACCCTATAAGAGACGACATAGCCAGAGAATATTTCGCGGCAGCATATTATGGTTTGGCTTTTAAATGCAACAAGGTCTTTACAAAGTGTCCCAAATCGCTGTTAAACGCATTCTCTGTTATATTCTAG